The region GCATTAGCATGCAACACTGAGACCGCATTTTGACCAACACTGGTGCAAGTGCTTCACCAAGCTGTCTTAAGAGGAGACTCTACGCTTTTCTGTCGGGTGGCTGAACTGCCTGATAAGCCTGAGTGCACAAGGCTCGCAGGAGCGCTCAGCAGCTGTTCAGTTTGCTCCACTGCTCCTTCATTGAAGGAGGATGGGCGGGTCGTTTTGGCTTTTCGGTGCAAGCACGATGCACATAACTAAAACTTTTGGCGAACATACGCACCAATGAAGCAATACCTTGTCAGAGATATTGCTTACTGGGTTGTTTGTGCAGTGCGCCGGCTAGTTGGGCGCATACTGCAGGGTGGGTTAGCCGTGCTTGCGTGTGCTTTGCCACTCACCAATGCACTTGCCTTTCACAGCTGTGCAGCGGCGCTGTTGGTGCTTTGGCTACCCAGCCTTTTTGCTTCATCGGAGCGCCACTCTGCGGCGAGCGCCCCAGCTATGCCTCCCAAGACGGCGACCGCGCTACCCATCGATGCTGTCTCTTTGCCCGATACGAATGCGGAGCGGTTGGTGCTTGACACGACTGCTCTGCCCGCCAGCTTGCGCATGCACGTGCCTGATAGCCTTCAGCAAAGTCCGACTTTTGCTTCATCCACCGATTCGCTCTTTGCTCTGCCCTTTGACTCGACGGCGCGCCTTGAGCAATTTCGCTATCAGCGCCGCGACTTGCCCTCACCTTCGCTTTCAGAGCCGTTTGTTTCTCCACTTTTTTTGCCGCAAAGTGCTATCAAGCGCGAGGTTAGTTTGGATTCGTTAGGAGAGACCATCACCATTTCTGAGACGGTCGGGGGCTATCCCGTGAAGCCTGTGCTGCGTGTGCCGTTTGAGCTTTACAAGAAACTGCGCTTTGAAGCAGCGCTCAAACAAAACTTTCGAGAAATTTCGGGACGGCAGTTTAAGCTACAATCTCAAGATGCATTCTCCGAAGTCATTGGCAAAATCACCAAGCTGCAGATTTTAGTGCCTGGTGGCGAAAGTTCCTTTTTTGCCACGCTCTTCGGTCCTCCGACGGTGAGTTTGCAGGTTGCAGGCAATATCGACATTCGTGCTGGCGTAGAGCTTGAAGATAGCAAAGACCCTCAGCGCCTGGCGATTGGCGCAGGACGACGCGCCGACCCACGCTTTGACCAGCAAGTGCAGATGAACCTCTCTGGAATGATTGGCGACAAGCTTAACATCGCCGCCGACTGGAATACGCAGCGTCCGTTTGAGTTTGAAAACCAGCTAAAGTTAGGCTATCGTGGTTACGAAGATGACATTGTGCAATCCATTGAAGCAGGGAACGTCGCCCTTACACTTCCAACTTCGCTAATTGGCAGCAGCCAGGCCCTGTTTGGCATTAAAGCTAAGGCACAACTGGCAGGGCTTGGGCTAACGGCTGTCGCATCACAGCAACGTGGGCGCTCCGATGCCCTCAGCATCACTGGTGGCGCACAAGAAACCACTATTAATTTGCAAGCGTGGGAGTATGACGCCTTGCGACACTTTTTCATCAGTAACTTCTATGCCACAAATTGGGACCGTGCATTCTCGACGCAACTTCCACAAATCAATGTGCCACAAGATGCTGAGGGTCGCCAGCTGGGTCGCGTAGAGGTTTGGCGACTTCCCGAGCAAGGTGCACAGCAATTTCCAGAACGGCGCACAGCTGTTGCCCTCTTTAACTACGGCGACGAACCCTACGACCCACGCAAACTTGACGATGGCGTCGGTTTTGCCTTTCCACGACCACGCTTTTACGACGTGCCTGAATCGCAAAGCAATGCGGTGCTCGAGCGCTTCCGCAACGCCGATACGCTGGAGACCATTCCGCTTTCGCAAGGTGTGGTCGGCGATTTTGTCTTGCTTAAAGAAAATGAAGACTACACAATTGACCGCCGACTGGGATACATTACGTTTCGCAGTCCTGTCAATGATGGTGATGCAATTGCAGTAGCATATCAATTTACGCGTCAAGGGGCACCGCCCATTCAAATAGGCGATTTTTCTAACGACCCGCCTCGTCGCCGACTGATCTTAAAGCTCATCAAGCCCGCTCAGCTTACCAGCAGCAATCCCGGCGCATGGCTACTGATGCTTAAAAACATTTACAGCCTTCGTGCACAAAACCTTTCGCCTGAAAATTTTAGCCTGAAAATTCTTTACTCTGTGCCTGGCAATATCCCACCTGAGCAAGAAAATTTGCCTGTGCCGGGCAGCGGTTTTCTTATCTCGCTTCTGGGACTGGACCGCTTTAACCCTAACAATTTACCACAATCTGACCAACTTTTTGACTTTATTCCGGGTCTTACAATTGACCCGCAGCGCGGGCTGATTATTTTCCCGTATTTGCGTCCGTTCGAGAAGCAAATTCGCGAGGAACTTCGTCGGCTTGGGCGCATTGATGCAGCAGGGAATTTCATCAATCCTGCCGACAGCAACTTCATTTACCGTGAAATTTACTTTGAGCAGCAGCGCCCCACAGCAAGTGATGCAGGCACAAAGAACCGCTACATTATTCGTGCAAAGTTTAGCGGCGGCATTCAAAATCCTTTGCAGATTGGCTTCAATGTAGCGCAGGGCAGCGTGCGTGTCTCAAGTAACGGTCGTCCGCTCACTGAAGGCGCAGACTACACAGTTGACTACCAACTGGGGCAAGTGCAAATCCTGCGTCCTGAATTGCTTTCGCCAGGCGCTAACCTGCGCATTGACTATGAGCGCAACGATATCATCTTGCTGGCTGCGCGTACTATTTTGGGCACGCGAGCCGAGTATGTCCTTAGCGACAACTTCAAGCTGGGCGGCACGTTTTTGCAGTATGCGGAGCGTCCACTTGCCGACAAAGTTCGCGTGGGCGATGAGCCGATTTTCAATCGCATCTACGGCTTTGATGTGCAGCTCAAGTCCGAGATGCCTTGGCTGACGAAACTTATTGACGATTTGCCACTCCTTAGCACGCGTGAGCCATCGGAACTTACGCTCAATGCAGAGTTTGCGCAGGTCTTGCCCGGCACACCGTCCGAACTGCAAACCCCGCTTGACCCTGATGGCGTGAGCTTCATTGACGATTTTGAAGGTTCACGGCAAAACTTAACATTAGGCCTAGAGAGCAATCTCTGGACGCTGGCTTCGCCACCTGCTGAAGTGGAGAATCCCTCACTGCTCCAAGATTCGCTTCGGAACGGTCAGCGTGCATATCTCTCGTGGTATCGCTTGCCGCAAGGCGATCCGCGCAATGTGCCTACAGCGGTCATTTTCCCCAACCGACGCGCCGCACGTGAGGAAATTCAACAGCGACCATTTTACTTGGAGTATTTTCCACGCCAGCGTGGGCAGTATAACTTTTCGCTTGATTTTCTGCGTCAAGCCCAAACCCGCCGTCCCGATGGGGCTTGGGCTGGCATTATGCGTGCCTTTCCGCAATTTGTGCGCAATGTTCAAGACGCAAATGTTGAGTTCATTGAGTTTTGGTTCAACTATGAACCTCTGGTTACAGGTGCTGGCAATGATGTCGGCACCCTGCACTTGGACTTAGGCGTCATCAGCGAAGATGTTATTCCCAACGCTCGCCTCAACACTGAAGACGGTATGCCCATCTCTTCTGACCCCAACGGTCAGAACAACAATCCGAATGATATTGGCACAGATAGCTATGGGCGGTTTCTTATCAACACAAGCCCTGCACGTGTCAATGGCGTCATCAACACCGGCGACTTGGGCACCGAAGATGTTGGCTTAGATGGCATTCCAGATGAATTGGAGCGGCAATTTCACCGCGCCTTTATCGAGGGCGCCAGAGACATCTTAGGCGCAAACAGTCCAGCTTTTCAACGTTTGCAAGCCGACCCTGCTTCTGACAACTTTTTCGGCGCCGACATTCGTGTGCTTGACCGTGTCGCAAACCCCGAAGGCAACAGCAGTGGACAGGGTGCGCTGGTTGGCGCAAAAATTTTGCCTGACACTGAAGACCTCAACGGCAATCAAACTACTGACCGACAGAATAGTTTTTATCGCTACAGCATTCCGATTAACCCCGCAGAATTGCGTCAAGGGCGCGGTCAATTCATTGTCGGTGGTGGTGAGCGCAATGGCGGTTGGGTGCAATTTCGCATTCCGCTGAATGGCTTTACCAAAAAGGTCGGAGCGATTGCAGACTTTCGCAACATTGCGTTTGCACGCGTGTGGGTTGACGGGTTCAGTCAGCCTGCGCGTCTGGGCTTTGCCACCTTTGATTTTGTCGGTTCGCAGTGGCGCCGATTAGACTCGCTTTCTGCGGTTGCTTCAATTAATGTGGAAGAGAACAGCACGGTCTATGCTATTCCGCCCGGCGCACAGCGCGCCCGTAATCTCCAGCGCCCTGACCAAAACATCTTAGCCAATGAGCAGTCACTGGTCATTATCGGGCGCAACATTCGTCGCAATGAGCTACGTGGCGCATTTCGCAATTTTGCCTTAGGCGGACAAGGCAGCGGCTTTAACTTGAACCCATACCGCCGGCTGCGTGCGTTTTTGCATGCTGACGCGCGCGGCATTCAATACAACCCTAATGACCCGCTCGACCCCAACAACACTCAGGCGGTCATTCGCTTCGGTGATGACGTGGAGCAGAACTACTACGAGTATCGAATTCCAATAAAGCCTTCACCGCCTGTACTGGTGCCCGAGCTTAACTCACCCGACTATGAGCGCGTGGCGCGCCTTGTCTGGCCTCAGGAAAATGAACTGGATATTGACCTGCAAGCTTTGGCTGCGCTCAAGCTGCGGCAGCGCGATACGCTTCGGCAGATCACAGAGCGCTTGCCAAATGGTCATGAAATTGTCATTCAAGGCAATCCAACGTTGGGGAATGTGCGCTTTTTCCTCGTTGGCATTCGGAATCCTTCGTCACACACGATTGACTCTGCTACTATTTGGATTAATGAGCTGCGCGTTTCAGGCTACAACCAAGATGCAGGCTGGGCTATCCGAGCCAATGCAACGTTGAAACTTGCCGACGTGGCTTCGCTGAGTGCTGCTTTCTCACGCCGCACAGCCGATTTTCACCCGATTGATGTGCGGCTCAATCAACTGGCTGCGCAAAACAGTACATTTGATTGGGCATTGAGTGGCACGCTGAATTTGCACAAAGCGCTTCCTGCCGAAGCAGGGTGGTCGTTGCCTGTGTCATTTTCTCGCTCAGAACAATTTTCTGAGCCAAAGTTTCAGCCCGGACAGTTTGATATTCAGCTTCAAGCTGCAATTGACCGTGCGGTGGCAGATACGCTTGCAAAAGGCGCTACGCAAGAGCAAGCTGCAGCGTTTGGCGAAGAGCTGCGTCGGCGCGCTCAAGCCTTCACTACCAGTGCACAGTTTAGCCTTCCACGCATTCAGAAAAGTCGGCCTTCTGACTTTTGGCTCGCACGCCTCACCATTGACCGCCTTGCCTTTGGCTATAACTCTACCTACACGAACTCCCGCTCGCCAGTGCAAGACTTCAACACCACTTGGTCGTGGTCTGCCAACTTGGAGTATAGTTTGCCAATTTCTGCTGAGGGCAATTTCTACATTGAGCCGTTGCGCTTTCTGGAAAAAGTGCCGCTTCTGGATACTTACAAGGACTGGCGGTTTTACTACTTACCGCAAAGCATCACAATGTCGCTATCGCTGCAGCGCTCGCGCTCACAATTTCAAAATCGTGGGCAATTGCCTTCTATTCCCAACACCATTTTCATTGCTACGCGCACACTTGGCATTGACTACAGCAAAATCACAGAAACGTTTGGTATGCGATACGCTTCCAGTATAGGCTCTAACCTCTTTAGCACCGTCTTCAACCTTGCGGATACCACAGAGCGCAGCGAGTCAGAAATCTGGCAACGCATCGGACAAGATCTGGCTCGCTTCACGCTGGGGCGCGACCAGAGTTACACACAGAACATTTCCTTCGATTGGCGACCAAAACTGCCTGCTTGGTTTGACTGGCTCAATCTTTCTTTTAACTACACGGCGCAATACCTCTGGCAAAATCCGCAGCCCGATGCGATTCAATCGCTGGGCAACACCACGTCCGCAACGGGCAACCTCAATATCAATGCCGCCTTGAACCTACGCAGCCTTCTTTCAAAGTTTGGCAGCTTGCGGCGCACAGGAGGGTTTTATCACGCTTCACCCTTGCCCGATGTGTCAGCAGATTCTTTGGCGCAAGATTCGGCAGGAATTTCGCTGAGCAACTTGATAGCAGGCTTAGGTAGCGCACTGAGTCTTTTTACCAACTTCGACCAAATTTCAATTCGCTACTCACACACCAGCAATGTGCGCAACACAGGTGTAGCGGGCGGCGCTGGCTTTTTCAATTTCTTTCCATTCAATCTTTTGCAGCGTGCCGATGTCCCTCCCCCTTCATTAGCCTACCAGCTCGGGCTAAGCACAGACCCCGGCAGGCGCCTGCAGCTTCAACCGATTGGCAACGCCGTGCTCACGTTCCCTGATGCCCTTACGAATGCCACCACTATCTCTGTTCAAACGACGTGGAGTCCACTTGAAAATGTCCGCGTGGATTTGTCGTTCCAAACTAACTGGACGGATAACCAGAACCGCATTACGAACAGTGCAACGCTTGCGCTCACGCAGGATGATTTTTCTGGCTCGCAAACCCTTTCGTTCGTCTCGCTTTTTCGTGACCTTAACAGCTTCGTCAGTCAAATTCCTCGCGATTCTTTGGGTGGGTTCACTGGCGAGAATGCGGCTCTATCCAGAGCCTTCCAAAGTGGCTTTGAAACCTTCTCTCTCGGACGCAGCATAGGCAGCATTTTTGGGCTCAATGAGCTTGCCATCTCTCGCTTTCCTTTGCCAAACTGGCGCGTGAGCTGGACAGGGCTTGAAAACTTCTTTCTCTTCAGAGACCTCTTTTCAGCCGTTGCGTTGGAGCATAGCTACAACTCAGTGCTCAACACCAACTTTAATCAACCGACTGGCAACCCGCGTCAGGTGCTCAATGCTACGATTAATGAGCAACTTTCGCCTTTGATTGGGCTAAGTGTGCAGTGGAAGTTTGGAATGTCAACTGCGATTTCCTACGGGTTTTCGCGCACGCTGAGCTTGCTTTTGGCTAACAACACGCTCGACCAAACCACCAGTGCCTCACTCTCTATCACGATGAGTTTTCAGCGTCAGGGTCTAAAAATTCCGCTGGAATTCTGGCCTTTTAATGGCGCAGTGCTGGAAAATACACTTGACCTTAGTTTTAATCTCACGCTCGCCGATGAAGAGCGTCAGCAAATTACATTCCCTGCTGGCGCACGTGAGCCAAGGCTTAACCAAGGTGTGGGCACAGTGCGCTTTAACTTTGAGCCACGCATTGGCTACGCCCTTAGCTCGCGTGTCAATGCCAGCTTTTTCTGGCGATATTCTCGCATCACACCCAAAGCCAGCGGCGGACAAATTTTTGAATCTGTCCGACAAGATATTGGCTTTAACTTCCGCATTGGCATTGGTAATTAAGGCATGCTTTCCAGTAGGCTGTGCCGACCTTCGGGCATTGCGTTCCAGCTAAGGGCGCAATGGCACGCTCTCTCTTCTTCAAAAGCCAAGAGTTCGGAGTGAGATACTTGACGACAGTTCTGCACTTTATCGATTTACCTCTCGCACCAGCTTGCCGTTCTTGTCGTAGAAGCGCTGCTGCGAAAGTCGACCACGGTCAAAGATGCGTTCCTCTTTTAGGACTTCACGATTGCGCTCATCAACTGCCAGCGTCGTTTCCTTAATGCGATTACCCAACCTGTCGTATTCGGTGCGAATGATTGTGGTGGTCTGTCCTTTTTCGTTGATGAGGCGCCGTTCAACTGGACGACCGTATTCATTGTATCGCTCATCAATGATAGGGCGCTCGAGTGCATCGTAGCGCACTTCACGAATGCGCGCGCCTGCAGCGTTGTATTCTGTTTTCGTAACTGCTACGCCATAGGAGTCTTCACTCAGCTCATTTCTTGCATTGAAGAAGCGTTGCTCGATTAAGTTACCTTGAGCATCGTATTTGTAGCGGCGGGTATATCGAAGCTGGTCATATTCATCATAGTCTGCGGTTTCTACCACGCGCCCATTTGCGTCGTATTTGAATGTTTGCTTTTCGAGCAACTTTCCATCGTTGCCATAAACAGCGTGCTGCACACGGCGCCCGTTTTCATAGACAAATTCATTGCGTCGTAGCAGTTTCATTGCAGCGTCGTAGTAGGCGTGAGATGTCAAGTTTCCCACTTCATCATAAGTAAATCGCTGTAGGGCAAAATCGGCTGAGTTGTTTTGCAAGTTGCCTTTAGCATCGCGCTCTGCGCGTTCAATTAGGCGACCTTTGTCGTCATACTTTAAGGTCACTTTTGCGCGCAGCTTGCCATCGCTGCCGATACTTTGTTCCTCTACGAGTTGATTGCGCTTGTCATAGAGATACCTCACGAGCGCTGTGCGCGTGCGACTTGCGTTAAAGGTATGTCTTTCCAGCAGGCGATGTTGCGCGTCGTAGCGAAATTGAATTTCGGCTGCGCCCAATGTGCTAAAGCCATCGGACAGCTTGCCACGCTCGAGATACGCCACACTAAGCAGGCGCTTGCCCTCTGCATCATAAACAAAGCGATAGCATTCATCTAACTCCAGTGCCTCTTTTTCGGATACGGCAAAACGTCCCACGAACAGTTTTTCATCGTCGCGCATTGCAGAGCGGTAGTAGTGTGTAGATTGCGCTATTGCATCGCTCAGCGCAAAGCTTAGTGCTAGCACGGCAAGTCCTATGCAGCGTATCATCTTAGCCTCTTGGGTGAAAGGTCTTGTGAACTTCTTTCAAAAATGCACGATCAAGATGTGTGTAAATTTGTGTGGCTTTAATGCTTTTATGCCCAAGCATTTCTTGCACGGCGCGTAAATCTGCCCCGCCCTCGAGCAGGTGTGTTGCAAAGCTGTGGCGCAAGGTATGCGGTGAAATCGGTTTTGTAATCCCTGCGACGGCTGCATTTTCCCGCACAATATTGTAAATCGTCATCCGTGTCAGTGCTCGCCCACGATGATTGAGAAACAGTGCGTCCTGAGACAACCTATTTACCAACTTAATGCGGCACGTGGTGCGATACTTTTCTACCCACTCTATTGCTGAGCGACCGACAGGCACAAGCCGCTCTTTTGCCCCTTTGCCGAAGACGCGAATAAAGCCCATCTCGAAGTAGAGATGCTGCTGCCTCAGTGCAGCGGTTTCACTGACGCGCAATCCACATGCATACATTAGCTCCAAGATAGCTTTGTCGCGCACAGGATATTTTGGCATAGGGTGCACCGCAGGATTACGCTGCAGGGGCGCTTCCAGCAAGCGAAACACTTCTTCTTGCGTGAGAACCGTTGGCAAGTAACGCGTTGCTTTGGGCGGCGTAAGCTCTTCAGCCACATTTTCCGACAACACTTTCTCAGATACCAAAAATCGATGCAGGCTACGAATCGCTGAAATGTTGCGTGCAATTGAAGTGGTCTCCAAGCCCAATTCACTTAGCAGCGCCACAAAATCGCGCAGGTCTTTTAGTGACACGTCTTGCAATGAGGCGCAGCGCTCTGCCACGAAAGTAAGATAGCGTGAAAGGTCGTGCTGATAAGCGGCCTTCGTGTTCGGTGAAAGATTTCGCTCCAACCTGAGGTAGTGCAAAAAATCTCGCAAGTGTTCAGCAAACGGCGATGGCAGCGGTAGACTAGCCATTGCAAACAGTGCAAAATGCAATATACACCAAATTCTGCACTTACTTGCAGAGCGTAAAAAATCGGTTGTATCGACCACAGACTTGCTCTAACTTAGAGTGGTTCAACCAAATGAGGAGACCACAAAATGCTCAGACTATTTGCAGGCTCGCAGTCGCGTAATGCGACGCACGAGTCCGATACCGTAGAGGTCGTCGTTGATGGTCGCTCAGGGAAAGTGCTCTATGGCACCTCACTTTTGTTTGGCGCTTGGTCTGCTGGTGTGATGCTTACTTCTGCTTGCTATGGGCATGCGCTTTGTGCAGGGTGCCTGGTTGCAGTCGAGAGCGGCAACGAAAATCTCTCATCAATGAAAAAGACAGAGCGAGAGGCTATTCGAGCACATGGCTATCCTGAACGCGATGAGCATGGGCATATTCTGCGGCTGGCTTGCCAGACACGTGTATTTGGCAAGGTGGTCGTGCATTCGTATCCGCCCAGAGGCAATAGCGTAGTGTAGTCACAACTCGTGCATCGTGCATGGCTCTCACTCAAGCCGATACCTTACACTCGTCAGCCGATGACCCACGAGAGGTCTTTGGCTGGGCAATGTATGACTGGGCAAATAGCGCATTTAGCGCAACAGTCGTTACCGTTTTTCTTGGACCGTATCTGACCAGTGTCGCCAAAGCTGCTGCGGACTCGGATGGTTTCCTCTACCTACTTGGCATTCCACTTAAATACGATTCCTTTTTTGCATACTGCACAGCGGTTTCTGTTATCTTGCAAGTGCTTGTGCTCCCTGTGTTAGGTGCAATTGCTGATTACTCGCACCGGCGGAAGTTTTTTTTGCAGCTCTTCTGTGCAGTTGGTGCTATTGCGACGATGCTGCTTTTTTTCCTCCGCACAGGGCTTCACTGGCTTGGCGCAGGACTTTACATCGTGGCCAATTTTGCTTTTGGCGCAAGCATTGTGTTTTACAACGCTTACCTGCCTGACATTGCCAGTCCTGCTCAGCGCGACCAAGTCTCTGCCTACGGATGGGGTCTTGGTTATTTGGGCGGTGGTGTGCTTTTGCTGCTCAACTTGCTGCTTTTCACATTCCGAGATGCACTGGGACTTTCTACGGATTGGGCAGTTCGCTTATCACTTGCTTCTGCTGGTCTCTGGTGGCTAGCATTTGCGCAACTTTCATTTGTGCGTCTCCGCTCTCGCTACGCTCAGGTTGCTTTGCCCAGCGGCGAGACCTACCTAAGTATTGCACTGCGGCAACTTCGCCAGATGCTGCGCAAAGTGCGCTCCTTGCCCGACACGCTCACCTTTCTCATGGCCTATCTTTTCTACAACGATGGCGTGCAAACCGTCATTGCGCTGGCATCGGTATTCGGTGCAGAGGAACTGAAGCTCGACACATCTACCCTCATACAGGTAATCTTGATGGTGCAATTTGTGGCGTTCTTAGGCGCTTTGGCATTTGGTCGCTTGGCACGCTGGATTGGCGCAAAGGCTGCAATTGTCCTCACACTCATCGTGTGGAGTTTGGTTACTGTGTATGCATACCAATTTTTACATACCGCCACGCAGTTCTGGCTGATGGCCGTTGTCGTCGCACTGGTGATGGGGGGCTCACAAGCCCTCAGTCGTAGCCTTTTTTCGCAGATGATTCCAAAAGGACAGGAGGCGGAGTTTTTCGCCTTCTACGAAATTTCAGAGCGCGGCACCTCTTGGATTGGCTTTGTGCTTTTTGGGCTTGCTAACCAGCTTGCAGGCAGCTTGCGTGTCGGTATTCTTTCGCTCATTGCACTGTTCAGCATCGGCCTTTTGATACTGCTGTTCGTAAATGTGTCGCGTGGCGCTCAGCGTGCCAACCCTGCACCCATCCAAGTTGGCTGAATTCTTATCGATTCTTACTGGCTCTATGCCAGCGCAGCAGGATTCTATGAT is a window of Chloroherpetonaceae bacterium DNA encoding:
- the sprA gene encoding cell surface protein SprA, whose product is MKQYLVRDIAYWVVCAVRRLVGRILQGGLAVLACALPLTNALAFHSCAAALLVLWLPSLFASSERHSAASAPAMPPKTATALPIDAVSLPDTNAERLVLDTTALPASLRMHVPDSLQQSPTFASSTDSLFALPFDSTARLEQFRYQRRDLPSPSLSEPFVSPLFLPQSAIKREVSLDSLGETITISETVGGYPVKPVLRVPFELYKKLRFEAALKQNFREISGRQFKLQSQDAFSEVIGKITKLQILVPGGESSFFATLFGPPTVSLQVAGNIDIRAGVELEDSKDPQRLAIGAGRRADPRFDQQVQMNLSGMIGDKLNIAADWNTQRPFEFENQLKLGYRGYEDDIVQSIEAGNVALTLPTSLIGSSQALFGIKAKAQLAGLGLTAVASQQRGRSDALSITGGAQETTINLQAWEYDALRHFFISNFYATNWDRAFSTQLPQINVPQDAEGRQLGRVEVWRLPEQGAQQFPERRTAVALFNYGDEPYDPRKLDDGVGFAFPRPRFYDVPESQSNAVLERFRNADTLETIPLSQGVVGDFVLLKENEDYTIDRRLGYITFRSPVNDGDAIAVAYQFTRQGAPPIQIGDFSNDPPRRRLILKLIKPAQLTSSNPGAWLLMLKNIYSLRAQNLSPENFSLKILYSVPGNIPPEQENLPVPGSGFLISLLGLDRFNPNNLPQSDQLFDFIPGLTIDPQRGLIIFPYLRPFEKQIREELRRLGRIDAAGNFINPADSNFIYREIYFEQQRPTASDAGTKNRYIIRAKFSGGIQNPLQIGFNVAQGSVRVSSNGRPLTEGADYTVDYQLGQVQILRPELLSPGANLRIDYERNDIILLAARTILGTRAEYVLSDNFKLGGTFLQYAERPLADKVRVGDEPIFNRIYGFDVQLKSEMPWLTKLIDDLPLLSTREPSELTLNAEFAQVLPGTPSELQTPLDPDGVSFIDDFEGSRQNLTLGLESNLWTLASPPAEVENPSLLQDSLRNGQRAYLSWYRLPQGDPRNVPTAVIFPNRRAAREEIQQRPFYLEYFPRQRGQYNFSLDFLRQAQTRRPDGAWAGIMRAFPQFVRNVQDANVEFIEFWFNYEPLVTGAGNDVGTLHLDLGVISEDVIPNARLNTEDGMPISSDPNGQNNNPNDIGTDSYGRFLINTSPARVNGVINTGDLGTEDVGLDGIPDELERQFHRAFIEGARDILGANSPAFQRLQADPASDNFFGADIRVLDRVANPEGNSSGQGALVGAKILPDTEDLNGNQTTDRQNSFYRYSIPINPAELRQGRGQFIVGGGERNGGWVQFRIPLNGFTKKVGAIADFRNIAFARVWVDGFSQPARLGFATFDFVGSQWRRLDSLSAVASINVEENSTVYAIPPGAQRARNLQRPDQNILANEQSLVIIGRNIRRNELRGAFRNFALGGQGSGFNLNPYRRLRAFLHADARGIQYNPNDPLDPNNTQAVIRFGDDVEQNYYEYRIPIKPSPPVLVPELNSPDYERVARLVWPQENELDIDLQALAALKLRQRDTLRQITERLPNGHEIVIQGNPTLGNVRFFLVGIRNPSSHTIDSATIWINELRVSGYNQDAGWAIRANATLKLADVASLSAAFSRRTADFHPIDVRLNQLAAQNSTFDWALSGTLNLHKALPAEAGWSLPVSFSRSEQFSEPKFQPGQFDIQLQAAIDRAVADTLAKGATQEQAAAFGEELRRRAQAFTTSAQFSLPRIQKSRPSDFWLARLTIDRLAFGYNSTYTNSRSPVQDFNTTWSWSANLEYSLPISAEGNFYIEPLRFLEKVPLLDTYKDWRFYYLPQSITMSLSLQRSRSQFQNRGQLPSIPNTIFIATRTLGIDYSKITETFGMRYASSIGSNLFSTVFNLADTTERSESEIWQRIGQDLARFTLGRDQSYTQNISFDWRPKLPAWFDWLNLSFNYTAQYLWQNPQPDAIQSLGNTTSATGNLNINAALNLRSLLSKFGSLRRTGGFYHASPLPDVSADSLAQDSAGISLSNLIAGLGSALSLFTNFDQISIRYSHTSNVRNTGVAGGAGFFNFFPFNLLQRADVPPPSLAYQLGLSTDPGRRLQLQPIGNAVLTFPDALTNATTISVQTTWSPLENVRVDLSFQTNWTDNQNRITNSATLALTQDDFSGSQTLSFVSLFRDLNSFVSQIPRDSLGGFTGENAALSRAFQSGFETFSLGRSIGSIFGLNELAISRFPLPNWRVSWTGLENFFLFRDLFSAVALEHSYNSVLNTNFNQPTGNPRQVLNATINEQLSPLIGLSVQWKFGMSTAISYGFSRTLSLLLANNTLDQTTSASLSITMSFQRQGLKIPLEFWPFNGAVLENTLDLSFNLTLADEERQQITFPAGAREPRLNQGVGTVRFNFEPRIGYALSSRVNASFFWRYSRITPKASGGQIFESVRQDIGFNFRIGIGN
- the xerD gene encoding site-specific tyrosine recombinase XerD, yielding MASLPLPSPFAEHLRDFLHYLRLERNLSPNTKAAYQHDLSRYLTFVAERCASLQDVSLKDLRDFVALLSELGLETTSIARNISAIRSLHRFLVSEKVLSENVAEELTPPKATRYLPTVLTQEEVFRLLEAPLQRNPAVHPMPKYPVRDKAILELMYACGLRVSETAALRQQHLYFEMGFIRVFGKGAKERLVPVGRSAIEWVEKYRTTCRIKLVNRLSQDALFLNHRGRALTRMTIYNIVRENAAVAGITKPISPHTLRHSFATHLLEGGADLRAVQEMLGHKSIKATQIYTHLDRAFLKEVHKTFHPRG
- a CDS encoding 2Fe-2S iron-sulfur cluster-binding protein encodes the protein MLRLFAGSQSRNATHESDTVEVVVDGRSGKVLYGTSLLFGAWSAGVMLTSACYGHALCAGCLVAVESGNENLSSMKKTEREAIRAHGYPERDEHGHILRLACQTRVFGKVVVHSYPPRGNSVV
- a CDS encoding MFS transporter, with the protein product MALTQADTLHSSADDPREVFGWAMYDWANSAFSATVVTVFLGPYLTSVAKAAADSDGFLYLLGIPLKYDSFFAYCTAVSVILQVLVLPVLGAIADYSHRRKFFLQLFCAVGAIATMLLFFLRTGLHWLGAGLYIVANFAFGASIVFYNAYLPDIASPAQRDQVSAYGWGLGYLGGGVLLLLNLLLFTFRDALGLSTDWAVRLSLASAGLWWLAFAQLSFVRLRSRYAQVALPSGETYLSIALRQLRQMLRKVRSLPDTLTFLMAYLFYNDGVQTVIALASVFGAEELKLDTSTLIQVILMVQFVAFLGALAFGRLARWIGAKAAIVLTLIVWSLVTVYAYQFLHTATQFWLMAVVVALVMGGSQALSRSLFSQMIPKGQEAEFFAFYEISERGTSWIGFVLFGLANQLAGSLRVGILSLIALFSIGLLILLFVNVSRGAQRANPAPIQVG